The Planctomycetaceae bacterium genome includes the window GCCGACACAGGTTCCGGCAGCATCGGTGCGGCGTTTCGGAGGATGGCCAGCCTTCCTGGCGGCAGCGAAGAAGCCGTCGAGCGTCGGTTCTACGCCCTGCTGGATAGCGATGAGGAAGACCTGCCGAAACGATTGCGATATGCCATCGCACTTCTCAAATCGAAAGGTGTTCCCCTTGACTGGGCTCAACTGTTGGCGGATGTCACCAACTGGAATCGTCCATCACGATCCGTGCAAAAAAGATGGTCGATGGATTTCTGGGGTGCAGTTCGTCAGCAGGCAGGGGACTCCGACGCCAGCGAATCCATGACGCCCAGCATCTCAAAGTCAGAAGAGACCTGATCCGGCAACACAGGCGTCAGAGCTAAGCAATGTCCTTTGTGAACCATTTTGTTTAATTCCAACTTCATTTCATCGAAAGTCCCATGGTTATGAATCTTGAACTGCATCTCCTTCAGAATTTTGCTCCATCGTGTCTGAACCGCGACGACACCAACGCGCCGAAGGACTGTCGTTTCGGCGGGTATCGGCGGGCTCGAATCAGCAGCCAATGTATTAAACGATCGATCCGCGGTGCCTTCGGGGAATCCACATTGCTTTCTGCGGAAGATCGGGCCGTCCGATCAAATCGCCTTGTTGGCGAGATCGCGACTCAGCTCGCAGATCTTTCTGCTGATCCGGATCAGGTCCGTAAAATCATCGAACTCGCACTGTCGTCTCAGAAGCTGACCGTCGACGAAAACGGACTCACGCAGTATCTCCTGTTCGTTGGTCGCCGCGAAGTGAGTTCGCTGGCGCGTGTTATTCGTGAACACTGGAAGACACTGTCTGACATGGTCCCCAGTGAATCGAGCGAAGAGGGGGAAGACAGCGCGACGCCTAATAAGTCCGCTCGGAAAGCCAAGGCCGACAAGAAGGCGGCCATCCCTCCCGATGTTACCAAGGCGGTCGCAGCCGTGCTGGACGGCGGGAAGGCGGCAGATCTGGCTTTGTTTGGCCGTATGCTGGCCGACCTGCCGGATAAGAATGTGGATGCGGCCAGCCAGGTGGCTCATGCAATCTCCACCAACAAAGTCGATATGGAGATGGACTACTTCACGGCGGTAGACGATCTGAAAACTCGCGAAGATGACGCCGGAGCCGGGATGCTGGGCGTGGTCGAATACAACTCGTCCTGCTTTTATCGATACGCCAACATCTGCATTCCTCAGTTGGTGAAGAATCTGCAGGGTGACCATGAGCTTGCCAAACGGACGGTCGAAGCCTTCGTGCGAGCCTCTGTCTCCGCGATTCCCAGCGGTAAGCAGAATACTTTCGCTGCACACAATCCGCCGTCATTTGTCTTTGCCGTCGTGCGAAAATCGGGCCTGTGGTCGCTGAGTAATGCTTTTGAACGCCCTGTGCGTCCCAATGGCGAACTGAGCCTGGTGCAGCGGTCCATCACGGAGCTTGATGGCTACTGGGGAAAGTTGATCGCTGGATATGGCAAAGATCAGATTATGGCAGGAGCTTTGTTCTCGCTCGCCGATGTCGATCTCTCCAGCACCAAGCAATACAAGAAAGATTCGCTGCAAGCCGTCATCGACAGCGCCTTGAAATCTCTGGACTTCAGTGACAATGGAAAGGAATCAGCATGACCGTCCTGCTTATGCGGCTTTCCGGTCCAATGCAGAGCTGGGGGACACAAAGCCGCTTCACCACTCGCGACACCGGACTCGAACCTTCCAAGAGCGGCGTTATTGGTTTGCTGTGCGCATCGCTGGGCTTTCCGCGTACAGAGACAGAACTGGATGTCTCCGGGCTCACGATTCGTCTCAGTGATCTGGCCAAACTTCGGATGGGCGTGCGAGTCGATCGTGAAGGAACACTGGCTCGTGACTTTCATACGGCAGGCGGCGGACACTGAACGGCCGACATGATGGGCCCCGCTATGGAGTCGTGAAAGCCAGCGGGAAAGCCGGTGATACGGTCATCTCGACTCGCGTACCTGGCCGATGCGGAATTCCTTGTTGCATTGGCCGGTGATCCAGCGTTGCTGCTGCTACTACAGCACTCGTTGCAAAGTCCTGTTTGGCCACAGTTTCTGGGCCGAAAATCTTTTGTGCCTGGCAAACCTGTCTGGCTGCCTGACGGACTGCATTCCGACGCTGACAATGTCGAGAGCGTCCTGCGGGCGGAACCCTGGCAACGTCCCGAACGACACTGGGAACCAACCAAACGGCTGCGTCTTGTTTTAGAAACTGACGCCCCCTTCGCAGGTGAAGCTCGTCAGGATGTTCCATTGTCGTTTGATATTCAGGATCGACGATTTGCCGTCCGCCATGTTCGCACGGACTGGATCGAGAATCCCTCAACGCTGCCTGAGCAACCTTCTGATTCGGTCAGCGATTTGGCTCATCAATCCAATCTACAGGAGAACTCCTGATGTTTCTTTCGCAATTGTCGCTCAACACGCGAAGCGGCGATGTTCATCGTGACTTAGCGTCTCCCTACGAAATGCACCGAACCCTGATGGCAGCATTTCCGGACAAGTCGGCTGGTGGAGCGGGAAGGGTGCTTTATCGCATCGACATTGCCCCGGATGAAGACCGACCTCCTGTCGTGCTTGTGCAGTCGGAATTTGCGCCCAACTGGGATTGTCTGCAGGAACGACAATATGCCAGCGTTACCGGTCCCGAAGCGATCACGTACACGGCGACAAAGGTGGAAGCGACAGGTTCTGACGCCGTTGTAGTTGCAAGGGAAGACCGCTACCGCTTCAGGCTCGTTGCCAATCCGACCGTAAAACGAAAAGTGGATGGTAAGAAAAACGGTCGGCGAGACGCATGTGGAACTGAGGAACAGCAACTTGCGTGGCTCATTCGCAAAGGCGAAGTGGGTGGATTCCGCCTGGACATGTTCGAAACCAATGACGGTCGCGAAGTGCCAAACGTAACCGTCGTACCCTTGGGCAAAATCTCTTCATTCCGGAAAAAAGACCACCGAACCCTCAGTCATCAGGGCGTCCGCTTTGACGGCGTCCTGTTGGTGACCGACGCAAATCTGTTCCTGAAATCTCTGACATCCGGCATTGGCAGTGCCAAGGCGTTTGGGTTTGGGTTGTTGAGCGTCGCGCGGGTTTGACGGTTTGAAGCTGCCGCTGAGTCTGCAGCGTCTGCCGGCCGGAACAGCCTTCTTGATTGGTCCGCGAGAAGCTCTGGGGGTTCCACTGTCTTCGTTGTGTGCGCACGGAAACGTGCGACCCACGGGAGCGAAGCACGCGCTGTCAAGTGCTGTGCGGGCGGCGGCGTTCTGCGGGTTGCGGTGTCATCCGTCCGGCCGTCTGCTGCGGGCCGTTGATTGATCGTCCATTCTCATCATCACGCAGGAGGCGACT containing:
- the cas6e gene encoding type I-E CRISPR-associated protein Cas6/Cse3/CasE, coding for MFLSQLSLNTRSGDVHRDLASPYEMHRTLMAAFPDKSAGGAGRVLYRIDIAPDEDRPPVVLVQSEFAPNWDCLQERQYASVTGPEAITYTATKVEATGSDAVVVAREDRYRFRLVANPTVKRKVDGKKNGRRDACGTEEQQLAWLIRKGEVGGFRLDMFETNDGREVPNVTVVPLGKISSFRKKDHRTLSHQGVRFDGVLLVTDANLFLKSLTSGIGSAKAFGFGLLSVARV
- the casB gene encoding type I-E CRISPR-associated protein Cse2/CasB, coding for MTTKNFTSPQQWQTDFAAALSNLEEKKNRGILAQLRRGQGKGFGEEPRRDAWVLTQLRRQGRANFTDEWEVNRCCLIASLFAEHSADTGSGSIGAAFRRMASLPGGSEEAVERRFYALLDSDEEDLPKRLRYAIALLKSKGVPLDWAQLLADVTNWNRPSRSVQKRWSMDFWGAVRQQAGDSDASESMTPSISKSEET
- the cas7e gene encoding type I-E CRISPR-associated protein Cas7/Cse4/CasC, translating into MNLELHLLQNFAPSCLNRDDTNAPKDCRFGGYRRARISSQCIKRSIRGAFGESTLLSAEDRAVRSNRLVGEIATQLADLSADPDQVRKIIELALSSQKLTVDENGLTQYLLFVGRREVSSLARVIREHWKTLSDMVPSESSEEGEDSATPNKSARKAKADKKAAIPPDVTKAVAAVLDGGKAADLALFGRMLADLPDKNVDAASQVAHAISTNKVDMEMDYFTAVDDLKTREDDAGAGMLGVVEYNSSCFYRYANICIPQLVKNLQGDHELAKRTVEAFVRASVSAIPSGKQNTFAAHNPPSFVFAVVRKSGLWSLSNAFERPVRPNGELSLVQRSITELDGYWGKLIAGYGKDQIMAGALFSLADVDLSSTKQYKKDSLQAVIDSALKSLDFSDNGKESA